CTCGCCGATCACGTTCATGGCTTCCACATGCGTGGCGTTGAAGCGGTGCTTGGCGACGATGGCCAGTTCCGCGCCCAGGGCGTCGGAATACGCGCGGGCCATTTTCACGCCGCCAACGTCCGGGGAAACGACGACGAGATTGTTGAGGTCCTTTACATAGTGTTCGCGCAAGTGGCGGATCAGCACGGGGGCGGCATACAGATGGTCCACGGGAATGTCGAAGAAGCCCTGGATCTGGGCCGCATGCAGGTCCATGGTCAGCACGCGGTCCACTCCGGCGGCGGTCAGCAGGTTGGCCACCAGCTTGGCGGTGATGGGAACGCGGGGCTGGTCCTTGCGGTCCTGGCGGGCATACCCGAAGAAGGGGATCACGGCCGTGATGCGTCCGGCGCTGGCGCGGCGGGCGGCATCCACCATCACGCACAATTCCATGATATTATGGTTGGTAGGTGGGCAGGTGGGCTGAATGAGGAAAACATCCCTGCCGCGAATGTTTTCATTTATCTTTACAAAACTTTCTCCATCGGGGAAAGTGTTCACCGTGACGTCCGTCAACTGAATGCCTACGCTTTGCGCAATGCGCTCCGCAAGTTCTCTGTGTGCTGTACCGCTGATAATCTTCATACCGGAAACTGAAAAGCGGACGCATTCTGAACACAGGACCGGATAATCGCAATACTTAATTCTCACAATTTGATTTTTCTGCATGATGGATTCCTCCAACCCCGCCGCGCATGAGAAATTTCTGACCGCCCCCATGCTCGCCGCCCTTGTTTCGGGCGGCCTGCTCCTCGCGTGGCCCTACCTGGCCATTGCCGAATTCGGCCCCGGCGGCAGCCAGAACGGCTTCCAGTGGCTTTTTTCCGCATGGAACCCGGAGACGGATTATGAACACGGCTGGCTGGTGATCCCCATCATCGCCTTCATGCTGTACCATGCCAGGCACTGCATCATCCGCGCGCCCAAACGCATCGACTGGCGCGGGCTGCTGCTGTTTGTCCCGGCCTGCATCCTGCTGATGCTTTCCTTCCGCGTAGGCCAGCCCCGCGTGGCCATGGGCGCCCTGCCCCTGATCCTGCTGGGAGGCGCCTGGTACCTAGCCGGACCCCAGACGGCCAGGATATGCGCCTTCCCGTTGCTCTTTTTCTGGCTGTGCATTCCGCTGCCTTCCTTCCAGCAAGCCACGGTAGAGCTGCAAATCATCGCTACGCAGTTCGGCCACCTGGGCGGCAGCCTTTTCGGGGTGGACACCTACCTCCAGGGCACCAACATCCGTTCCACGGAAGGGCACTGGGACGCGTTCAACATAGCCGGCGGATGCAGCGGCATGCGCTCCCTGATGGCCCTGATCATGCTTTCCGCCGCATGGGCCTATCTTTCAGACTTGAAGTTCTGGAAAAAGTGCGTGCTTTTTCTCAGCGCTATTCCTCTGGCGGTGATCGGCAACGGCGTGCGCATCGCCAGCATCGTGGTGATGGCGGAATACGGAGACGCCCGGTTTGCGGCCAAAACCTGGCACGACTGGTCGGGCCTGCTTTTCTTTTTCCCCATCTGCCTGCTGGGGCTGGCCTGCGTCCATTCCCTGCTGGCCGGGGAAATGATCTGGAACCCATTCCGCCGTAAAAAGGTAGTCGTCAAAATGAACAAGGCCCAATAAGCGTTTTCCCCGCGTCATGAAATACCAAACGCTCAACATCCTGCTTCTTCCCTTTCTGCTGGCCGCCATGCTCGCCGGCATTTACCTGATGCCCCGGAAGGGGGAGGTTTTCGACTCCTCCATCAGCATGGAACTGCCCACGGGACTGAATCCGGACGGCTGGCACGGCACGCGCCGCCAGGAGTCGGAAGAGGAGCGCAGTATCCTTGCCGCGGATACGGAGTTTTCCAAGGCGGACTACCTCCAGCAGCTGCCCATCAGCGTCGCGGCTCCGGAAAAGGCTCCGGCCCTGTGCCGGGTTTCCATCGTCAAGTCCGGGCATGACCTGAACAATTCCATCCACCGCCCGGAACGCTGCCTTCCGGCGCAGGGACATTTCAACCTGACGGGAAGCACGGTGCAAGTTCCCGTGGAAGGCCGCGGCATGATCGCCATGACCAAGCTCAAGTCCCAGCAGAACATGACGCCGGGCCAGGCGAAGCCCACCATCCTGGACAGCATGCATTATTACGTTTTCATCGGCCACGGGCACATGACGGAAGACCACCTGAAACGCACCATGACAGACATGAAAGACAGGGTGCTTTATGGCATGGACCAGCGCTGGTCCTATTTCCAGGTGTCCACCGCTTACGGCGACCTGGTCAACCTGCCGGAAGAGGATGCCCGGAAACAGACGGAACGCCTGATCAGCCAGCTTCTTTCCAAACTGGTGCAGTGGGACGAACTGGGCCGGTAGAAACCCGCGTTCCGGAAGGTCAGCGGCCCAGCGCGCCTCTCAGCCAGAAGGCGGCTTCTTCATACAGGCTGCGCTCCTCTTCGGACGGGGATTCGTACAGCATGGGGCCCGGCCTGCGGTGGCAGTAGGGATGGCCTGCACGATCCTCGCGAAAGCCTGAAAAGGAAAGATTCACGTCCGCCCCGCTGCAATGGCCCCACCGTCCTCCCATTCTGGGAACGGCATCCATGAAGCCTCCGCCTTCACCCAGATAGGAGTTGCCCCACCAGTCCACGGATTCCGGACGGCTGTTTTTCTGCCGCCGCGCTACGGCGTCAATGGTCAGCAGGCAGAGAGGGGCGGGACACGGCGCCTGCCGCCTGGCGACTTCCACGGCGCAGGAGCCGCCGTAACTGTGGCCTATCAGCACCATGGGCACGTCCGGCAGTTCCCGGCGCATCCGTTCCAGGTCTTCCGCAATCCGGTCGCACCTGTCCCGAAATACGCCCAACCCGCCGCCGTCCCAGTGGTAATAGGCCGTGGCATGAGCCGCACCGGGCAGAAAACCAGGGAAGGCCGCCTCCAGCCGGCTCAGGCAGCCCAGCATCACGTCCCCGAATCCCCCGATGAATACGGCCAGGTAATCCGGCGTCCGGCCGCCGGAACCCAAGTTCAAGGTCCTTTGGAAATGCATGACGGCCCCCATCATGAAGAATTCGCGTCAATATCCAAGCCCATAAGACGATCTGGCTTGATAAAATGGCCAAACTGTCCAAAGGTGATGATATGCAAGCAATCATTCATCAATGGGCTTTCAACGGGAGCTTTGACCAGCTCGCCTCCCTGCCCCGGCAGGAACTCGTCAATGACTGGTTCGGCTACGATGTGGAGCCAAGCGCGGAATTCGCCTTTGCCACGGACGGCCAGTACCTCTGGTTTCTGGCCGCCCGCAACAGGGAAGCCACCGTGCATCCGGACGCCCGGCCCGGCCAGTTTCAGCCGGAATTGTGGCGGTATGACCTGGCCGAATGGTTCCTTGCCTCCGGCGAGGGGACCAATTACTGGGAATTCAACCTCGCCCCCAACGGCGCGTGGTGGGCCTGCGCCTTTACCGATGTGCGCCGCGCGAATGAAGATATTCCCGCCCCGCTGGCCGTGGATACCGAATGCATTCTGACGGACGAAGGCTGGTGCGCCATGGCGAGAATTCCGCTGAATGAATTGCGGGGCGTGGACATCCGGGACTGCAAGCTGGCGGCTACGTTCATTCTGGAGACCCCGGACCAGATTTTCCTGACCACCGCAGACGATCTTTCCGGAGAACCTGATTTCCACCGCCCGGACTGCTTCTCCACGCCCATTCTGAAATAGTCCATGTCTTTGGAAGAGGACATTTCCCGCATTCTGGGCCGCGGAAAAACCTCCGCGGACCCGGAAGTCCTGGCTCTTCACGCCGGGGACAAATGGTACGCGTCCGTGCTGCCGGAACTGGTCGTTTTCCCGGAAAGCACGGAAGACGTCTCCCTGCTGATGCGCTATGCCTCCTCCATGAACATTCCGGTCACGGCGCGCGGCGGGGGCGTGGGCTACGTGGGCGGGTGCGTGCCCGTGCGCGGCGGCATCAGCCTGTCGCTGGAACGGATGAACCGCATTCTGGAAATAGCTCCGGAAGACGGCGTGGCCGTGGTGGAGCCCGGCGTGATCACGGCGGACCTCCAGCGCGAAGTCCGCGCCCTGGGCTGGTTTTACCCGCCGGACCCGGCTTCCAGAAAGGAATGCAGCATCGGCGGCAACATAGCCACCAACGCGGGAGGCCCCCGGTGCCTGAAATACGGAGTCACCAAAGCCTACGTGCTGGGGCTCACCGTGGTGCTTGCCAGCGGAGAAGTGGTGGAATGCGGGGGACGCACCCATAAGAACAAGACGGGCTTCGACCTCGGCGACCTTTTCATCGGCTCGGAAGGGATGCTGGGCATCATCACCCGTGCCGTCCTGAGAATCATTCCCCATCCGGAAGCCTTCAGCGCGCTGAGCGTCAGCTTTCCCGAATTTCCGCTGGCCGCCGCCGCCGTACAGCGGATACTGGCCGGCGGCCATCTCCCTTCCGCGCTGGAGATCACGGACAGCTTCACCCTCCAGGCCGCGCGGGCCTATCTGGGGGAGAGTTCCCTCCCCTCCGGCAGCCGCGGGCACCTGATCGTGGAAGTGGACGGCAGGCGGGCCGCCGTGAAGGAAGAACTGGATTCCCTGTGCGCCCTGCTGGAAGAATGCGGCGCCACGGATATTCTGAGGGCCGATACGGAAGAGGAGGCGGAAGCCGTCTGGCAGCTCCGCAGGGAGTTTTCCTACAGCCTGAAAGCCACCGGCATGACCAAGCTCAACGAGGATATCGTCATTCCCAGGTCCCGCCTGGTGGAGCTGGTGGAGTTCTGCGAGGCCATGCACCGGGAAACGGGGCTGGACATCGCCTGTTTCGGCCATTCCGGGGACGGCAATATCCATACCAATATCATGGTGGACGATTACGCGGACCCGGAAAAAAAGGCCTTGGCGGACGCCTGCGTGGACAGGCTGTTCCACTGGGTGCTGGCCTGCGGAGGCTCCATCACCGGAGAACACGGCATCGGCCTGGCGAAAGCCAAATGGTTCCGGGAAGCCGTGGGGGAAGGCGCCTTCCACCTGCACGAACTCGTCAAAACCGCCCTGGACCCGGGAAATTTGCTCAATCCGGGAAAAATGGGACTTCCGTAGCGTAAATTATTCTTCCATGACGGCCCCGGACGGGGCATCATGGCCCCAGCACTTCATGAACAGTCCGCACAAGTCCATACTAGCCTACCTTTTCGATCACTTTCCGGCAGCGGATGCCATCTTGGTATTCATGCTGGACCATCCCCTGGCCTGGTTCACGCCCAAGTGGCGCAGGAAGGGCCGCATGGCCCTGAAAGCGGTGCGCCGCTACATCAATTACAACCGCGACATCCTGCCGCCCGAACGCCTGGCGGAATTCCAGGAAAACCGGGATTTGCTGAAAACCGCCCTGTTGCGCGGAGACAGGGCGCAAACGGAGTCCGTCACCGCCAAACTGGAATCCACCTTGGAGTCCATTCCCGGCGCGCTGCCCTCCGGCTTGGCGGAGAACGTGGAAGTCCTGTTCGTGATTCTGGCCATTTTCCTGGGTCTGCGCTGCTATGTGGTCCAGCCCTTCCGCATTCCGACCGGCTCCATGCAGCCTTCCCTGAACGGCATCCGCGCCATTCCTCAGGAGGGTATCCCCTCCCTGATGAAGAAAATAGGGGACATGGTTCTTTACGGCGGCTCCTATGTCCATGAAACGGCCCAGAAGGAAAAGAAGATTGTCCGCTTCGTGCCCGGCACCAAGTATCTTTTGCTGACCGTCACCAACGTGCAGTTCGACGACGGCTCCACGCTGGAAATCCCGGCGGCGGAGGCGGAAACGCGCCGCTACTTCCTCAACCAGGAGCCCCGGTTCGAGGCCGAACGCAACACCCCCTTCAGAACCTACCTGCCGGGAGACACCATCGTCAACGCCCGGTTTGACGCCGGAGACCTGATTCTGGTGAACAAGATGGCCTACCATTTCCGCAAGCCGGAGCGCGGAGAGGTCTTCGTGTTCGACACGCGCGGCATTGAGGGCATCGCCAACAAGGGCAGCAGCACCGGACAGGAAGGAGGCACCCATTACGTGAAGCGTCTGTGCGGCGTTCCGGGAGATTCCCTGAGCATCAAGGACTCCCAATTGATCGTGAACGGAGAACCCGCCAAGGAATGGACCATTCAGCGGGTGGCCTCCGGCAAGCCTCCCTACCAGCCCTGCGGCTACGTGGCGCTCCCCGCCCCGCTGAGCCTGCTGGACGGCAGGGCCTATATTACGGAAGGAACCACCGTGCACCTGTCCAAGGACAAGAACCGCCCCTATCTGCGGGAATACGTGGCGCTGGGGGACAATTCCACCCGTGAAAATTCCTTCGACTCCCGCT
This genomic stretch from Akkermansia biwaensis harbors:
- a CDS encoding ribose-phosphate diphosphokinase, which gives rise to MKIISGTAHRELAERIAQSVGIQLTDVTVNTFPDGESFVKINENIRGRDVFLIQPTCPPTNHNIMELCVMVDAARRASAGRITAVIPFFGYARQDRKDQPRVPITAKLVANLLTAAGVDRVLTMDLHAAQIQGFFDIPVDHLYAAPVLIRHLREHYVKDLNNLVVVSPDVGGVKMARAYSDALGAELAIVAKHRFNATHVEAMNVIGEVEGRDVVLIDDMTETAGTLCAAANILKERGAQRVFACVSHGVLGDMARDRISGSSIERVLTSDTVPMAHGPKVDCVSVGDLLGHAVQRIHDGESVSSLFDI
- a CDS encoding exosortase/archaeosortase family protein: MMDSSNPAAHEKFLTAPMLAALVSGGLLLAWPYLAIAEFGPGGSQNGFQWLFSAWNPETDYEHGWLVIPIIAFMLYHARHCIIRAPKRIDWRGLLLFVPACILLMLSFRVGQPRVAMGALPLILLGGAWYLAGPQTARICAFPLLFFWLCIPLPSFQQATVELQIIATQFGHLGGSLFGVDTYLQGTNIRSTEGHWDAFNIAGGCSGMRSLMALIMLSAAWAYLSDLKFWKKCVLFLSAIPLAVIGNGVRIASIVVMAEYGDARFAAKTWHDWSGLLFFFPICLLGLACVHSLLAGEMIWNPFRRKKVVVKMNKAQ
- a CDS encoding exosortase-associated EpsI family protein — its product is MKYQTLNILLLPFLLAAMLAGIYLMPRKGEVFDSSISMELPTGLNPDGWHGTRRQESEEERSILAADTEFSKADYLQQLPISVAAPEKAPALCRVSIVKSGHDLNNSIHRPERCLPAQGHFNLTGSTVQVPVEGRGMIAMTKLKSQQNMTPGQAKPTILDSMHYYVFIGHGHMTEDHLKRTMTDMKDRVLYGMDQRWSYFQVSTAYGDLVNLPEEDARKQTERLISQLLSKLVQWDELGR
- a CDS encoding thioesterase domain-containing protein, with the translated sequence MNLGSGGRTPDYLAVFIGGFGDVMLGCLSRLEAAFPGFLPGAAHATAYYHWDGGGLGVFRDRCDRIAEDLERMRRELPDVPMVLIGHSYGGSCAVEVARRQAPCPAPLCLLTIDAVARRQKNSRPESVDWWGNSYLGEGGGFMDAVPRMGGRWGHCSGADVNLSFSGFREDRAGHPYCHRRPGPMLYESPSEEERSLYEEAAFWLRGALGR
- a CDS encoding DOMON-like domain-containing protein; protein product: MQAIIHQWAFNGSFDQLASLPRQELVNDWFGYDVEPSAEFAFATDGQYLWFLAARNREATVHPDARPGQFQPELWRYDLAEWFLASGEGTNYWEFNLAPNGAWWACAFTDVRRANEDIPAPLAVDTECILTDEGWCAMARIPLNELRGVDIRDCKLAATFILETPDQIFLTTADDLSGEPDFHRPDCFSTPILK
- a CDS encoding FAD-binding oxidoreductase — protein: MSLEEDISRILGRGKTSADPEVLALHAGDKWYASVLPELVVFPESTEDVSLLMRYASSMNIPVTARGGGVGYVGGCVPVRGGISLSLERMNRILEIAPEDGVAVVEPGVITADLQREVRALGWFYPPDPASRKECSIGGNIATNAGGPRCLKYGVTKAYVLGLTVVLASGEVVECGGRTHKNKTGFDLGDLFIGSEGMLGIITRAVLRIIPHPEAFSALSVSFPEFPLAAAAVQRILAGGHLPSALEITDSFTLQAARAYLGESSLPSGSRGHLIVEVDGRRAAVKEELDSLCALLEECGATDILRADTEEEAEAVWQLRREFSYSLKATGMTKLNEDIVIPRSRLVELVEFCEAMHRETGLDIACFGHSGDGNIHTNIMVDDYADPEKKALADACVDRLFHWVLACGGSITGEHGIGLAKAKWFREAVGEGAFHLHELVKTALDPGNLLNPGKMGLP
- the lepB gene encoding signal peptidase I gives rise to the protein MNSPHKSILAYLFDHFPAADAILVFMLDHPLAWFTPKWRRKGRMALKAVRRYINYNRDILPPERLAEFQENRDLLKTALLRGDRAQTESVTAKLESTLESIPGALPSGLAENVEVLFVILAIFLGLRCYVVQPFRIPTGSMQPSLNGIRAIPQEGIPSLMKKIGDMVLYGGSYVHETAQKEKKIVRFVPGTKYLLLTVTNVQFDDGSTLEIPAAEAETRRYFLNQEPRFEAERNTPFRTYLPGDTIVNARFDAGDLILVNKMAYHFRKPERGEVFVFDTRGIEGIANKGSSTGQEGGTHYVKRLCGVPGDSLSIKDSQLIVNGEPAKEWTIQRVASGKPPYQPCGYVALPAPLSLLDGRAYITEGTTVHLSKDKNRPYLREYVALGDNSTRENSFDSRYWGPVHQYNIVGPASFCLWPFTSHWGLIP